From the genome of Winogradskyella forsetii, one region includes:
- a CDS encoding FeoA family protein, whose amino-acid sequence MRLTLADLKRGQQGIITDVSSIHIPLKLLEMGCLPGNSVQLVQVAPFADPMYLNINGTHLAIRKETAIHIIIETVHE is encoded by the coding sequence ATAAGGTTGACATTAGCAGACTTAAAACGTGGACAACAAGGCATAATTACTGATGTGTCTTCAATTCATATTCCATTAAAGCTTCTCGAAATGGGTTGCTTACCTGGCAATTCGGTTCAGCTGGTACAAGTTGCTCCATTTGCAGATCCCATGTACCTCAACATCAACGGAACGCATTTGGCGATCAGAAAAGAAACTGCTATTCACATTATAATCGAAACGGTACATGAGTAA
- a CDS encoding SCO family protein, which produces MSFLSFFKGYKNFGIFFSILSIIILVIIYNVLNVKQPLPIYQPAMVSEELVDSTIQHQLKYHKISDFSLTNQNGKTITQDTYKDKIYVADFFFTTCQTICPIMTDNMFQIQKEIINDDDVMLLSHSVTPKIDSVQQLKKYAKEKGVIDRKWNLVTGDKKQIYELARKSYLAVKTDGNGDAYDMIHTENFMLIDKKRQIRGFYDGTKPKDIERILEDIETLKYFGGS; this is translated from the coding sequence ATGTCATTTCTTTCATTTTTTAAAGGCTATAAAAATTTTGGGATTTTCTTCTCTATTCTTTCTATTATTATTTTGGTCATAATTTATAATGTACTAAACGTGAAACAACCGCTTCCTATTTATCAACCCGCTATGGTTAGCGAGGAATTGGTAGATAGCACTATCCAACACCAATTAAAATACCATAAAATCTCAGATTTCAGTTTAACCAATCAGAATGGTAAGACCATTACGCAAGATACGTATAAGGATAAAATCTATGTGGCCGATTTCTTTTTTACTACCTGTCAAACCATTTGTCCTATCATGACCGACAATATGTTTCAGATACAAAAGGAAATTATTAATGATGATGATGTGATGTTATTGTCACATTCCGTAACTCCAAAAATTGATAGTGTCCAGCAATTGAAAAAATATGCCAAAGAAAAAGGAGTTATTGATAGAAAATGGAATTTAGTCACAGGCGATAAAAAACAAATCTACGAACTTGCCAGAAAAAGTTATTTGGCCGTAAAAACAGATGGTAATGGCGATGCGTACGATATGATCCATACCGAAAATTTTATGCTTATTGATAAAAAACGTCAAATTAGAGGTTTTTATGATGGAACAAAACCAAAAGATATTGAGCGTATTTTAGAAGATATTGAAACCTTAAAATACTTCGGTGGCTCTTAG
- a CDS encoding M1 family aminopeptidase yields MKPIITSLIIFLTLQINAQDYNETLNVIRASEATTALRQMMNSQNENTGNYDVKYHRLELNVDPSFAQISGDVTTYFEAKEAMTDITFDLADNMIVSQVLQRGNSLSFTQNSDDELVVTLPMAQAQGVLDSLTVSYSGNPVSSGFGSFEQTTHNGDPIIWTLSEPYGAKGWWPCKQDLIDKIDSIDVYLKTPVFNPTNETYVAVSNGLEMSQTVEGSEKITHFKHGHPIPAYLIAIAVTNYEVYSHEVPNNGTPFDIVNYVYPEDLTSAQASTGVTVDIMNIFTDLFEEYPFSDEKYGHAQFGWGGGMEHTTVSFMGSFNRNLIAHELAHQWFGNKVTCGSWKDIWLNEGFATYLSGLVIEDLDGENSFKTWRQQRVNNITSQPGGAVYLSDQDTTSVSRIFSGRLSYNKGAMVLHMLRKKLGDTDFYQGLQDYLTAPELAFDYAKTQDFNDVMELSTGENLDEFFDDWIYNQGYPSYAVNWNQNGNQLQLVVSQTQSHPSVLFFEADVPFRIVGTLGETLDVVLDNTSNNEQFFETVNFTVQEVLFDPDYHLISKDNSVTLSNSEFDFNAGIQLYPNPTSSTINIEKPENVAIETIKVYNSLGQLLLQSSWTPQVDLSALSSGLLFIQFQTGDEIINKRIIKN; encoded by the coding sequence ATGAAACCGATAATTACCAGTTTAATTATTTTTTTAACGTTACAAATAAATGCTCAGGACTATAATGAAACATTAAACGTCATCCGAGCTTCTGAAGCTACCACAGCTTTACGACAAATGATGAATAGTCAAAATGAGAATACGGGTAATTATGATGTTAAATACCATCGGTTAGAATTAAATGTAGACCCATCTTTTGCGCAAATCTCTGGAGATGTCACCACCTATTTTGAGGCCAAAGAAGCCATGACCGACATCACTTTTGACTTGGCTGATAATATGATAGTTTCCCAAGTTTTGCAGCGTGGTAATAGTTTAAGCTTTACTCAAAATTCAGATGATGAACTGGTGGTCACTTTACCTATGGCACAAGCACAAGGTGTTTTAGATTCTTTAACCGTAAGTTATTCCGGTAATCCTGTGAGCTCTGGTTTTGGATCGTTTGAGCAAACCACCCATAATGGCGATCCCATAATTTGGACGCTGTCCGAACCTTATGGTGCCAAAGGTTGGTGGCCTTGTAAACAAGATTTAATTGATAAAATTGACTCTATCGACGTATATCTTAAAACACCAGTATTTAATCCTACAAATGAAACTTACGTGGCAGTTTCAAATGGTTTGGAAATGAGTCAAACAGTTGAAGGTTCTGAGAAAATTACGCATTTTAAACATGGTCATCCCATACCTGCTTATCTAATTGCTATTGCAGTCACCAATTATGAAGTGTATTCTCATGAAGTTCCTAATAACGGAACACCTTTTGATATCGTGAATTATGTCTATCCCGAAGATTTAACAAGTGCTCAAGCCAGTACAGGTGTTACTGTGGACATTATGAACATATTTACAGATTTATTTGAAGAATATCCATTTTCGGACGAAAAATATGGTCATGCCCAATTTGGTTGGGGAGGTGGTATGGAACATACTACCGTTTCCTTTATGGGGTCTTTCAATAGAAATTTAATTGCGCACGAACTTGCCCATCAATGGTTTGGTAATAAAGTAACCTGCGGCAGTTGGAAAGATATTTGGTTAAACGAAGGCTTTGCGACTTATTTATCAGGTTTGGTTATTGAAGATTTGGATGGGGAAAACAGTTTTAAGACCTGGAGACAGCAACGGGTTAACAATATTACGTCGCAACCGGGTGGTGCTGTATATCTTTCGGATCAAGATACCACAAGTGTGAGCCGGATTTTTAGTGGTCGTTTGAGTTATAACAAAGGGGCTATGGTTTTACATATGTTAAGAAAAAAACTAGGAGATACCGATTTTTATCAAGGTTTACAAGATTATCTGACAGCACCGGAGTTAGCTTTTGATTATGCCAAAACGCAGGACTTTAATGATGTCATGGAATTATCTACAGGTGAAAACTTGGATGAATTTTTTGACGATTGGATCTATAATCAAGGTTATCCGAGTTATGCTGTGAATTGGAACCAAAATGGAAATCAATTGCAACTTGTGGTTTCGCAAACCCAAAGCCATCCATCCGTTTTGTTTTTTGAAGCCGATGTGCCCTTTAGAATTGTGGGAACACTTGGAGAAACCTTGGATGTTGTTTTAGATAATACCTCCAACAATGAACAATTTTTTGAAACTGTTAATTTTACGGTTCAAGAAGTGTTGTTTGATCCTGATTACCATTTAATTTCAAAAGACAATTCAGTAACTCTGAGTAATTCTGAATTTGATTTTAATGCTGGTATTCAATTATATCCTAATCCAACATCATCTACAATAAATATTGAAAAACCCGAAAATGTAGCTATTGAAACTATTAAGGTTTATAATAGTTTGGGTCAATTGTTATTACAATCTAGTTGGACACCTCAAGTTGATTTAAGCGCTTTGTCTTCAGGGCTATTATTTATACAATTTCAAACTGGAGACGAGATAATTAATAAGCGGATTATAAAAAATTAA
- the rseP gene encoding RIP metalloprotease RseP — MEFIIKISQFLLSLSLLIVLHELGHFIPAKLFKTKVEKFYLFFDVKFSLFKKKIGDTVYGIGWLPLGGYVKIAGMIDESMDKEQMAQPPQPWEFRSKPAWQRLIIMLGGVTVNFILAYVIYVAISFAYGDSDVKVDSLKDGYWIDNPALLDFGFKTGDKVLAVNDVPVVNDSDIGFNLISAETITISREGEKKVIDLPEDFLGQYSSSKSKRNFEYRIPFMVGEVADTSLNAKKDLKQGDIIKSINGKELKYFDQLDSITEGLKDTTVSVEVLREDNSIVNKELNLNSEGKFGIRPYNNPSRFEELGYYDIFRKEYTFGESFAAGGRKFTKTITNYFDQLKAIFSPSTGAYKGLGGFKAIYDQFSPVWSWPYFWGLTAFLSIMLAILNLLPIPALDGGHVMFLLYEMISGRKPSEKFLERAQIVGFFILIALVLFANGNDVFKAVTN, encoded by the coding sequence ATGGAATTTATAATAAAAATATCCCAATTCTTACTCAGTTTATCCTTGCTTATCGTTTTGCACGAGCTCGGACATTTTATACCAGCCAAACTATTTAAAACTAAAGTTGAAAAGTTTTACCTCTTTTTTGATGTGAAATTTTCACTCTTTAAGAAGAAAATAGGCGATACCGTTTATGGTATAGGATGGTTGCCACTTGGAGGTTATGTGAAAATTGCAGGAATGATCGATGAAAGCATGGATAAGGAACAAATGGCACAGCCACCACAACCATGGGAATTTCGTTCTAAACCAGCCTGGCAACGATTGATTATAATGCTTGGAGGCGTTACCGTCAACTTTATTTTGGCCTACGTGATTTATGTGGCTATTTCTTTTGCTTATGGCGATTCTGATGTTAAGGTTGACAGTTTAAAGGATGGGTATTGGATTGATAACCCTGCATTGTTGGATTTTGGTTTTAAAACAGGAGATAAGGTTTTAGCGGTAAACGACGTGCCTGTTGTAAATGATTCTGATATAGGCTTTAATCTGATCAGTGCAGAAACTATCACCATTAGTAGAGAAGGCGAAAAGAAGGTCATAGATTTACCTGAAGACTTTCTGGGACAATATTCATCTAGTAAAAGTAAGCGTAATTTTGAATATCGTATTCCTTTTATGGTAGGAGAAGTAGCAGATACTTCATTAAATGCCAAGAAGGATTTAAAACAAGGGGATATCATTAAAAGTATTAATGGTAAAGAATTAAAATATTTCGACCAGCTTGACTCGATTACAGAGGGTTTAAAAGACACTACAGTCTCTGTTGAGGTTTTGCGAGAAGATAATTCAATCGTTAATAAAGAATTAAACTTAAATTCCGAAGGTAAATTTGGAATCAGACCTTATAACAATCCTTCTCGGTTTGAAGAATTAGGCTACTACGATATTTTTAGAAAGGAGTATACTTTTGGAGAAAGCTTTGCAGCAGGAGGGCGTAAATTCACCAAAACAATTACCAATTATTTTGATCAGCTAAAAGCCATTTTTAGTCCTAGCACAGGAGCTTACAAAGGTTTAGGAGGTTTTAAAGCCATTTACGATCAATTCTCACCTGTGTGGAGTTGGCCGTATTTTTGGGGACTAACAGCATTTTTATCGATTATGTTAGCCATCCTTAATTTGTTGCCAATACCTGCTTTAGACGGAGGGCACGTCATGTTTTTACTGTACGAGATGATATCTGGACGCAAACCAAGTGAAAAGTTTTTAGAGCGTGCACAAATCGTTGGTTTCTTTATATTAATCGCCTTAGTGTTATTTGCCAATGGTAATGACGTTTTTAAAGCCGTCACGAATTAA
- a CDS encoding helix-turn-helix domain-containing protein, with translation MEFIQEQLKTIIELLEKENLFNKEFFTLEEAARYLSQSKSSLYKLTSKKEIPHYVPNGKLIYFKRSELDEWIVNSRTIQSAEVMTSIDNYITYKL, from the coding sequence ATGGAATTTATCCAAGAACAATTAAAAACAATAATTGAATTACTAGAAAAAGAGAATTTATTTAATAAAGAGTTTTTTACTCTTGAAGAAGCAGCTAGGTATTTAAGCCAGTCAAAGTCTAGTCTATATAAACTTACTAGCAAAAAAGAAATACCTCATTATGTTCCTAATGGAAAGCTCATTTATTTCAAAAGAAGTGAGTTAGATGAATGGATTGTAAATAGCAGAACAATTCAGTCAGCAGAGGTAATGACGAGTATTGATAATTACATAACTTATAAGTTATGA
- a CDS encoding site-specific integrase — MASIKIILRNKPNKEGLYPVVLKIIKERKVKVITLGISCLKKDWDKGNSNFKKSQKNYLQRNRALLKKKEEALKIIDDFILDGIDFTLNQFEIKFRGKKSSKTTVFEFWKEKISDLNKAGRTGNARAYRDVYNSFFKFHKNKNLVFREITPTLLDKYETHLRSNNNTDGGIGVKMRELRALFNDAIKKGVVDEKYYPFKIYKVSKLKGKGIKKALSRKEMKLMEALDTDKYPHLIDAKNYMLFSYYMGGMNFVDMMKLKWDNIQGDRIFYIRSKTKGRFSVKMLKPVKQIIAYYKAQNRTTKYVFPILLKDNLTPIQIENRKHKTISRFNKQLKEIAKIQGVEKNVTSYVIRHSFATNLKFAGISTDLIGESMGHHDVSVTKAYLKEFDDDIIDDAMTKLLEEPKLLYAS, encoded by the coding sequence ATGGCAAGTATTAAAATAATATTAAGAAATAAACCTAATAAAGAAGGACTTTATCCTGTAGTATTAAAAATCATTAAAGAAAGAAAAGTCAAGGTTATTACACTTGGAATAAGTTGCTTAAAAAAAGATTGGGATAAAGGCAATTCAAATTTTAAAAAGAGTCAAAAGAACTATTTACAAAGAAATAGAGCTTTACTTAAAAAGAAAGAGGAAGCTTTAAAGATTATTGATGATTTTATTCTTGATGGTATAGACTTTACCCTTAATCAATTTGAAATAAAATTTAGAGGTAAGAAATCTTCGAAAACTACAGTCTTTGAATTTTGGAAAGAAAAAATATCAGATTTAAACAAGGCTGGAAGAACTGGCAATGCTAGAGCTTATAGAGATGTTTATAATTCATTTTTCAAATTTCACAAAAATAAGAATCTAGTATTTAGGGAAATTACACCAACCTTACTAGATAAGTATGAAACTCATTTGAGAAGTAACAATAATACTGATGGTGGAATTGGTGTAAAAATGCGAGAGCTTAGAGCATTATTTAATGATGCTATTAAAAAGGGAGTAGTAGATGAAAAATATTATCCTTTTAAAATCTACAAAGTATCTAAGTTAAAAGGGAAAGGTATCAAAAAAGCACTTTCAAGAAAAGAAATGAAGCTTATGGAAGCTCTTGATACTGACAAATACCCTCATTTAATTGATGCTAAGAATTATATGTTATTCAGCTATTATATGGGTGGAATGAACTTTGTAGATATGATGAAATTAAAATGGGATAATATTCAAGGAGATAGAATTTTCTATATACGCTCTAAAACTAAAGGTAGGTTTTCTGTAAAAATGTTAAAACCTGTAAAACAGATTATAGCTTATTATAAAGCTCAAAATAGAACAACCAAATATGTATTCCCAATTTTATTAAAAGATAACCTAACACCTATTCAAATTGAAAATAGAAAGCATAAAACTATTAGTAGATTTAATAAGCAACTTAAAGAGATTGCTAAAATTCAAGGTGTAGAAAAAAATGTAACATCCTATGTAATTAGACACAGTTTTGCTACTAATTTGAAATTTGCTGGAATTTCAACAGATTTAATTGGTGAATCCATGGGTCATCATGATGTAAGTGTTACAAAAGCTTATCTCAAGGAATTTGATGATGATATTATTGATGATGCAATGACTAAACTGCTTGAAGAACCCAAGCTATTATATGCTTCATAA
- a CDS encoding AAA family ATPase has translation MQLKQSKRQNVKLRLGISGPSGFGKTHSALLLAFGMTQDWSKIAVIDSENSSASLYSDLGNFNVLDLQAPYSPERYNQAIEICEKSGIEVIVIDSITHEWQGKGGCLQIHEQLGGRFQDWAKVTPRHQSFIDKILQSTCHIITTARTKIDYSLDVGSNGRTKVMKHGTKEITREGFEYELTVNFELINDQHLAKSSKDRTGLFMNKPEFVISAKTGEKLLKWCNAEPVTSKDVIEKINSTLSVSELTKLYNENPSFQQALNQQFRDKKQQLENLVKPSNFSSNGISKSSQQSSQ, from the coding sequence ATGCAATTAAAACAAAGTAAAAGACAAAATGTAAAACTCAGATTGGGAATATCTGGACCAAGTGGATTTGGTAAAACTCACTCAGCTTTATTATTAGCTTTTGGTATGACACAAGATTGGAGTAAAATAGCTGTAATAGATTCAGAAAATTCTTCAGCTTCATTGTATTCAGACTTAGGAAACTTTAATGTATTAGACTTACAAGCGCCTTATTCACCTGAAAGATATAATCAAGCTATTGAAATTTGTGAGAAATCAGGAATAGAAGTCATTGTGATTGATAGTATAACTCATGAATGGCAAGGAAAAGGGGGCTGTCTGCAAATACATGAGCAGTTAGGTGGAAGATTCCAAGATTGGGCAAAAGTGACACCGAGACATCAATCCTTTATTGACAAAATTTTACAATCTACTTGTCATATAATTACAACAGCTAGAACCAAAATTGATTACTCTCTTGATGTAGGCTCTAATGGTAGAACCAAGGTAATGAAACATGGAACTAAAGAAATTACCAGAGAAGGATTTGAGTATGAATTGACAGTAAATTTTGAATTAATAAATGATCAACATTTAGCCAAAAGTAGTAAAGACAGAACAGGATTATTTATGAATAAACCAGAATTTGTTATTTCTGCTAAAACAGGTGAGAAGTTATTGAAATGGTGTAATGCTGAACCTGTAACTTCAAAAGATGTGATTGAAAAAATCAATTCAACATTATCTGTTTCAGAGCTGACAAAGCTTTACAATGAAAATCCAAGTTTTCAACAAGCATTGAATCAGCAATTCAGAGATAAAAAACAACAATTAGAGAATTTAGTTAAACCTTCAAATTTTTCAAGTAATGGAATTAGTAAAAGTTCACAACAGTCAAGTCAATAG
- a CDS encoding DUF3871 family protein, whose amino-acid sequence MELVKVHNSQVNSISSPFDGTRQSSSILEVPSKREEYKINPFIEANTDSVSLSKLKQDCVIPVFAKDNEKTIAHQEFIEITQECISNAFGNQEIDLPEIRVSHQIKGRTPDAIYKSAKELLAHEKTQYFERMAFVVRIPSITESINGNTLSLMVGGVRAYNNENLYSKKSHEKFKFFIGFQNMVCCNLCISSDGFTSEMRVGGYEELQNKILEVIHGYEAESHLKAMKALSQQSLTEHQFAQLIGKARLYNYLPKEQRKELPQMDFADRQMNTIAKDYYEDKSFCKDENGNINLWNVYNLFTSANKSSYIDAFLDRTVNAFDFTNGLAQTLNGDSKYHWFLS is encoded by the coding sequence ATGGAATTAGTAAAAGTTCACAACAGTCAAGTCAATAGTATATCTTCTCCTTTTGATGGTACAAGGCAATCTTCCTCAATTTTGGAAGTACCATCAAAAAGAGAAGAATATAAAATCAACCCATTTATTGAGGCTAATACAGATAGTGTTAGCCTCTCTAAATTAAAGCAGGATTGTGTAATACCTGTATTTGCGAAAGACAATGAAAAAACTATTGCACATCAAGAGTTTATTGAAATAACACAAGAATGTATAAGTAATGCTTTTGGAAATCAAGAAATAGATTTACCTGAAATTCGTGTCAGTCATCAAATTAAGGGTAGAACACCAGATGCTATTTACAAATCAGCTAAAGAGCTGCTAGCACATGAGAAAACTCAATATTTTGAAAGAATGGCATTTGTTGTAAGAATACCTTCAATTACAGAAAGCATTAATGGAAATACTCTTTCCTTGATGGTAGGTGGTGTTAGAGCATACAATAATGAGAACCTTTATAGTAAAAAGTCACATGAGAAGTTTAAGTTCTTTATTGGATTTCAAAATATGGTATGTTGTAACCTTTGTATTTCTTCTGATGGTTTCACCTCAGAAATGAGAGTAGGAGGCTATGAGGAACTTCAAAATAAGATTCTTGAAGTGATACATGGCTATGAAGCAGAGAGTCATTTAAAAGCTATGAAAGCTCTTTCTCAACAAAGTTTAACTGAACATCAATTTGCACAGTTAATTGGTAAAGCAAGATTGTATAATTATCTGCCTAAAGAACAGAGAAAGGAATTACCACAAATGGACTTTGCAGATAGGCAAATGAATACTATTGCAAAAGACTATTATGAGGATAAGAGCTTTTGTAAAGATGAAAACGGAAACATCAACTTATGGAATGTCTATAATCTTTTCACATCAGCAAATAAGAGTTCTTATATAGATGCTTTTTTGGATAGAACTGTCAATGCTTTTGATTTTACAAATGGATTGGCACAAACTCTCAATGGGGATTCTAAATACCATTGGTTTTTGAGTTGA
- a CDS encoding DUF6035 family protein, translated as MAFERTIKSAIIKETGKIIESDEYFKNKQEGDEIRTEYNRGNITFLCLECRQKLSLSKSNKRTFYLKHFPNSEYCELKEESLSNKEQEIYTQILIAKESPRHIFLKNRIGELLKETNNISEVKIDNFFIFNDKGKRRKPDVYCKYLDKKIVFEIQLSTLSQKYILGRYDFYKEKGIYLIWILDNFDVEGKTTTELDIKYLSKHQNYFRFKDTTDFQLNCKFKQTHLNTKNQFYDEWNEVDITLDKLQFDKENNEVYLYNFLKNKEEKLIIQKRNQEQIEKQKEEKRLQKEQDRIASKIHDFIEAIGVEKEKYKSDFSKLKNELNDFDDEELKFLNQRLKLDEREKIFDWLEKGNESDYEFLKFILESYQIDLDVNINHKTTSKNVFYYLYNNVEIHQKERFLKLLFRKGFKFSKIDTPLLGNYFEDSNNDFQRSVLVYGLANYTPKWLIDTLFEYKSQRVLCIIESCLAKQIIGFKFKGWIALLNYAIHNYPEYWSYIETTLKSTELFEKVILLDKKGTFQNKLNNYKNVQQEIDKNFAQLFMHLYPELCH; from the coding sequence ATGGCATTTGAAAGAACTATAAAATCAGCAATAATTAAAGAAACAGGTAAAATTATTGAATCAGATGAGTATTTTAAAAATAAACAGGAAGGTGATGAAATAAGAACTGAATACAATAGAGGTAATATTACTTTTCTTTGTTTGGAATGTAGGCAAAAACTAAGTCTTTCAAAAAGTAACAAAAGAACTTTTTATTTAAAACATTTTCCTAATTCAGAATATTGCGAATTAAAAGAAGAATCATTGTCTAACAAAGAGCAGGAAATCTATACCCAGATACTAATTGCTAAGGAATCCCCTAGACACATCTTTTTAAAAAACAGAATAGGAGAACTTCTAAAAGAAACTAATAATATTTCTGAAGTAAAGATTGATAACTTTTTCATTTTTAATGATAAAGGAAAAAGAAGAAAACCAGATGTATATTGTAAGTATTTAGACAAAAAAATAGTGTTTGAAATTCAGTTATCCACCTTATCACAAAAGTACATTTTAGGAAGATATGATTTTTATAAAGAAAAGGGTATTTATTTAATATGGATTCTTGACAATTTTGATGTAGAAGGTAAAACTACAACTGAACTAGATATTAAATACTTATCTAAACATCAGAATTATTTTAGATTTAAAGATACTACTGACTTCCAACTTAACTGTAAGTTTAAACAAACTCATTTAAATACTAAAAATCAATTTTATGATGAATGGAATGAAGTAGATATAACCTTAGATAAATTACAGTTTGACAAAGAAAACAATGAAGTTTATTTGTATAATTTCTTAAAGAATAAAGAGGAAAAACTAATTATTCAGAAAAGAAATCAAGAACAAATAGAGAAACAAAAAGAAGAAAAAAGACTTCAAAAAGAGCAAGATAGAATAGCATCTAAAATTCATGATTTCATAGAAGCTATAGGTGTTGAAAAAGAAAAGTATAAATCTGACTTTAGTAAGCTAAAAAATGAATTAAATGATTTTGATGATGAAGAATTAAAATTTTTAAATCAAAGACTAAAATTAGATGAAAGAGAAAAAATATTTGATTGGTTGGAAAAAGGTAATGAATCAGATTATGAATTTTTAAAGTTTATTTTAGAGTCTTATCAAATAGATTTGGATGTTAACATAAACCATAAGACTACAAGCAAAAATGTGTTTTATTATCTCTATAACAATGTTGAAATTCACCAAAAAGAGAGGTTCTTAAAACTATTATTTAGAAAAGGTTTTAAATTTTCTAAAATTGACACCCCCTTATTGGGAAATTATTTTGAAGACTCGAATAATGATTTTCAAAGAAGTGTTTTGGTATATGGACTTGCTAATTATACTCCAAAATGGTTAATAGATACTTTGTTTGAATATAAATCACAAAGAGTTCTTTGTATTATAGAAAGCTGCTTAGCAAAGCAAATAATTGGCTTCAAATTTAAAGGGTGGATAGCTTTGCTTAATTATGCTATCCATAATTATCCAGAATACTGGTCCTATATAGAAACTACTCTAAAATCTACAGAATTATTTGAAAAAGTAATTTTATTAGATAAAAAAGGGACATTTCAAAATAAACTAAACAATTACAAAAATGTTCAGCAAGAAATTGATAAAAATTTCGCTCAACTTTTTATGCATTTATACCCTGAACTATGCCATTAA
- a CDS encoding Shedu immune nuclease family protein: protein MISFRRVDNNIIFTYSSDFTYSDWVRKDLTEKGHAIIKSIFYFENKDVFIDLEEEEIDDDIYEDEPYPISFLFANKEDSYFKIVKNVLVENVDIYFHEDIDFELKFFLADVKYSVFKQIEGLVNQDLFIGGNNPNAIPFDAFKQIIKSFPNSYEKRLYTESRVSTILRNYFEDVPDVEKKFNRYLNKKISKKGKGLSKIFKAYELEKYTTILEKLEDMLSHINSYNEDQWQDEILEIILLLYPKYIRAFKSTHIKADFKNKFLDFLLVDGNGHIDIIEVKKPSNDSIMSHSLYRKNHIPKRELSGTIMQLEKYIYYLNRWGGRGEKKLLEKLKDNLPKDFEIKIINPQGFIIMGRENDLTRSQKKDFEVIKRKYKNVIDIITYDDLIERLKMTIEQIKKR from the coding sequence ATGATAAGTTTTAGAAGAGTAGATAATAATATAATTTTCACATATAGTTCTGATTTCACCTACAGTGATTGGGTAAGAAAAGATTTAACAGAAAAGGGACATGCAATAATAAAATCTATTTTTTATTTTGAAAACAAGGATGTCTTTATTGATTTGGAAGAAGAAGAAATTGATGATGATATTTATGAAGATGAGCCTTACCCTATATCATTTCTTTTTGCCAATAAAGAAGATTCTTATTTTAAAATTGTGAAAAATGTCTTGGTTGAAAATGTTGATATTTACTTTCATGAAGATATTGATTTTGAACTAAAGTTTTTTTTAGCTGATGTTAAATACTCTGTTTTCAAACAAATAGAAGGTTTAGTAAATCAAGATTTATTCATTGGTGGAAATAATCCTAATGCTATTCCTTTTGATGCATTCAAACAAATTATAAAAAGCTTTCCAAATAGTTATGAAAAAAGGCTTTATACTGAGTCAAGAGTTTCTACAATTCTCAGAAATTACTTTGAAGATGTTCCTGATGTTGAAAAAAAATTTAATCGTTATCTCAATAAAAAAATAAGTAAAAAAGGTAAGGGGTTATCTAAAATTTTTAAAGCATATGAATTAGAGAAATATACTACCATTCTTGAAAAATTAGAAGACATGCTAAGCCATATTAATTCTTACAATGAAGACCAGTGGCAAGATGAAATCCTTGAAATAATCCTACTTCTATATCCAAAGTATATCAGAGCATTTAAAAGCACACATATCAAGGCTGACTTCAAGAACAAATTCTTGGATTTCCTTTTGGTTGATGGTAATGGGCATATAGATATAATTGAAGTAAAAAAGCCATCAAATGACTCAATAATGTCACATAGCCTTTATCGAAAAAATCATATTCCTAAAAGAGAGCTTTCTGGAACAATAATGCAGTTAGAAAAATATATATACTATCTAAATAGATGGGGAGGTAGAGGAGAAAAGAAATTATTAGAAAAATTAAAAGATAATCTTCCAAAGGATTTTGAGATTAAAATTATCAACCCTCAAGGATTCATAATAATGGGGAGAGAAAATGATTTGACCAGAAGTCAGAAAAAAGACTTCGAAGTGATTAAGAGGAAGTATAAAAATGTAATAGATATAATTACCTATGATGACTTAATAGAAAGGCTAAAAATGACCATAGAACAAATAAAAAAACGATAA